A portion of the Pseudarthrobacter defluvii genome contains these proteins:
- a CDS encoding maleate cis-trans isomerase family protein, whose product MSTPAITCETAPEPKRPGMSRVGLIVPSSNTTMETELPELFRRQAEATGHKYTFHSARAGMKKVTREELLAMVGKAAQCAEAVSDADVDVIAYACLVAVMAQGPEAHEGSEKVIADAAAGNGHPAPVTSSAGALVRTLHEIGARKVAMITPYMKPLTKMVVDYVEGSGITVLDAISLEVADNLEVGCLDPQNLPALARSLQREGADAVVLSACVQMPSLAAVQAVEDELGLPVITAATATTYEILKALGHKPAITGAGSLLSGAGVIAAADA is encoded by the coding sequence ATGAGCACCCCCGCAATCACGTGTGAAACAGCCCCCGAGCCCAAGCGCCCCGGGATGAGCCGGGTGGGACTGATCGTCCCCAGCTCCAACACCACCATGGAGACCGAGCTGCCGGAACTGTTCCGGCGCCAGGCCGAGGCCACCGGCCACAAGTACACCTTCCACTCCGCCCGCGCCGGCATGAAGAAGGTCACGAGGGAAGAACTGCTGGCCATGGTGGGCAAGGCAGCCCAGTGCGCCGAAGCGGTCTCAGACGCCGACGTGGACGTCATCGCCTACGCCTGCCTGGTGGCCGTCATGGCCCAGGGCCCCGAAGCCCACGAGGGCTCCGAAAAGGTCATCGCCGACGCCGCCGCCGGCAACGGACACCCGGCCCCGGTCACCAGCAGCGCCGGCGCCCTGGTCCGGACCCTGCACGAAATCGGAGCCCGGAAGGTCGCCATGATCACCCCCTACATGAAGCCGCTGACCAAGATGGTGGTGGACTACGTCGAGGGCTCGGGCATCACGGTGCTGGACGCCATCAGCCTCGAAGTTGCGGACAACCTCGAAGTCGGCTGCCTTGACCCGCAGAACCTGCCCGCGCTGGCCCGCAGCCTGCAGCGCGAAGGAGCGGACGCCGTCGTCCTCTCTGCCTGTGTCCAGATGCCGTCACTCGCGGCCGTCCAGGCCGTGGAGGACGAGCTGGGACTCCCGGTCATCACGGCGGCCACGGCCACCACGTACGAGATCCTCAAGGCCCTGGGCCACAAGCCGGCCATCACCGGAGCGGGCAGCCTGCTGTCCGGCGCCGGCGTCATCGCCGCAGCGGACGCGTAG
- a CDS encoding IclR family transcriptional regulator gives MAKEPGAGASPLLVLHKVAEILDCFSVEEPEPTLQQIIRKTGLPSSTCQRLVQNMLREGFLDRDGDRYRIGIGLVRWATPGTFGLDVVRLVKPVLQQLRDETGETACLYVRDGAFRTIVAVAETRHVVMRPFMVGMVMPLHAGAPGKIFLAFDPGAWDALDQQGLEGFTADTPVSLETLRQQAAVAREQGFFAAFGERNQDVGSISAPVFDHTGRLACAVGLGFPTQRIGPADVERLGPVVARAGLEASRALGYDSSQAAG, from the coding sequence GTGGCGAAGGAACCGGGAGCTGGGGCCTCGCCCCTGTTGGTCCTGCACAAGGTGGCGGAGATTCTGGACTGCTTTTCCGTGGAGGAGCCCGAGCCGACGCTGCAGCAGATCATCCGCAAAACCGGGCTGCCGTCCAGCACCTGCCAGCGGTTGGTCCAGAACATGCTCCGTGAGGGGTTCCTGGACCGCGACGGCGACCGGTACCGGATCGGCATTGGCCTGGTCCGCTGGGCTACCCCCGGGACGTTCGGGCTGGACGTGGTCCGGCTGGTGAAGCCGGTCCTGCAGCAGTTGCGCGACGAAACCGGCGAAACTGCCTGCCTGTACGTCCGGGACGGGGCGTTCCGGACCATCGTTGCCGTGGCCGAGACGCGGCACGTGGTGATGCGGCCGTTCATGGTGGGCATGGTCATGCCGCTGCACGCCGGCGCCCCCGGCAAGATTTTCCTGGCATTCGACCCCGGAGCCTGGGACGCCTTGGACCAGCAGGGGCTCGAGGGCTTTACGGCCGATACGCCAGTGTCCCTGGAGACGCTCAGGCAGCAGGCGGCCGTTGCACGCGAGCAGGGTTTCTTTGCGGCCTTCGGGGAACGCAACCAGGACGTGGGCTCCATCAGCGCGCCCGTTTTCGACCATACTGGACGACTTGCATGCGCCGTGGGCCTGGGGTTCCCTACCCAGCGGATCGGGCCTGCCGACGTTGAACGGCTGGGGCCGGTGGTGGCTCGAGCGGGACTGGAAGCCAGCCGTGCATTGGGGTACGACAGCAGTCAAGCCGCCGGGTGA